A genomic segment from Ananas comosus cultivar F153 unplaced genomic scaffold, ASM154086v1, whole genome shotgun sequence encodes:
- the LOC109704159 gene encoding uncharacterized protein LOC109704159 translates to MNGMARGLSWLVRRRAEAVQLQQQQARGIRVQVRNDNLEQALTVMERKMRASGMERLIRRQVDHHLKNSEKRVLARKNLMLRVRSQDLARKLRTILLKKIRSPLPYR, encoded by the coding sequence ATGAACGGGATGGCGCGGGGGCTGTCGTGGCTGGTCCGGCGGCGGGCGGAAGCCgtgcagctgcagcagcagcaggcgcGGGGGATTCGGGTGCAGGTGCGGAACGACAACCTGGAGCAGGCGCTGACGGTGATGGAGCGGAAGATGCGGGCCAGCGGCATGGAGCGCCTCATCCGCCGCCAGGTCGACCACCACCTCAAGAACTCCGAGAAGCGCGTCCTCGCCCGCAAGAACCTCATGCTCCGCGTCCGATCCCAGGACCTCGCCCGCAAGCTCCGCACCATCCTCCTCAAGAAGATCAGGTCCCCACTCCCCTAcagataa